The proteins below are encoded in one region of Dioscorea cayenensis subsp. rotundata cultivar TDr96_F1 chromosome 18, TDr96_F1_v2_PseudoChromosome.rev07_lg8_w22 25.fasta, whole genome shotgun sequence:
- the LOC120282871 gene encoding uncharacterized protein LOC120282871 produces MESDTNGFFGLNKLSDSNPPILSAHSPPSSSRSRIPSSRLIFFSNADAFGELTADQFNALVCRFLREKGFKRTAAEFKNEAEIENISIDENTINKAPLPSLVPKGLRYTKLKANMHYTDAGLLISPDCLEPLDIITSCVHDLSKIIKDRKGKAIEYDVSNQEQQDNRQERNIDVHGGSRLMACTPSLPPVTRQVSDPDVFLLKGNSSEISACAWSPTDALLTVGFSYSTALIWKIADDLSSVCGLGQKMYFLIHADAQTNELNLPVSTLAWNGEGKLLATGSLSALACIWSKNGAVHGNIFICSSGQGEGSSSVGCGSAAGAAVAAGGGAGAAVAAGGAGGGVREGGGGGGGGGGGGGGGGGGGEGGGALVRRPCGACRQLRRKCTEETCKLAPYFSSEDGQANFVLINRIFGKEKLVKLLERILPEQHAIAVNSMLFELRIRDRDPVYGCAGVIRNLQDQVGVAEEKNRKLMAHVEQLENQQQSAAQ; encoded by the exons ATGGAATCGGATACGAATGGCTTCTTTGGTCTCAACAAGCTCTCAGATTCAAACCCTCCAATTCTCTCCGCCCATAGCCCACCATCTTCGTCTCGTTCTCGGATTCCCTCTTCGAGGTTAATCTTCTTCTCCAACGCCGATGCCTTCGGCGAGCTCACGGCCGATCAGTTCAATGCTCTCGTCTGCCGATTCCTTCGGGAAAAAG GTTTCAAGCGCACTGCTGCTGAATTTAAAAATGAGGCGGAGATTGAGAATATTTCTATTGatgaaaatacaataaacaaggCCCCTCTTCCATCATTGGTGCCTAAAGGTCTTCGATATACAAAACTGAAGGCAAATATGCACTAT ACTGATGCTGGTCTTCTTATTTCGCCCGATTGCCTTGAACCTCTGGATATTATCACAAGCTGTGTGCATGACTTgtcaaaaatcataaaagacAGGAAGGGAAAAGCCATTGAGTATGATGTATCTAACCAAGAGCAGCAAGACAACAGACAGGAAAGAAATATTGATGTTCATGGAG GATCTCGATTAATGGCCTGCACCCCTAGTTTGCCACCAGTGACTCGTCAAGTTTCTGACCCAGATGTATTTCTTTTGAAAGGAAATAGTTCAGAG ATTTCTGCCTGTGCTTGGAGTCCAACAGATGCTCTTCTGACAGTTGG GTTTTCATATTCAACAGCTCTGATATGGAAAATTGCAGATGACCTCTCCAGTGTTTGTGGTTTAGGACAAAAGATGTATTTTCTTATTCATGCCGATGCACAAACCAATGAGCTAAATTTGCCTGTCAGCACACTTGCTTGGAAT GGAGAAGGGAAGCTACTTGCAACAGGATCATTAAGTGCACTGGCTTGTATCTGGAGTAAGAATG GTGCCGTTCATGGCAACATTTTTATCTGTTCTAGTGGACAAGGTGAAGGGAGTTCATCTGTTGGATGTGGTAGCGCTGCTGGAGCTGCAGTTGCAGCAGGAGGTGGAGCAGGAGCTGCAGTTGCAGCAGGAGGTGCAGGTGGTGGCGTCAGGgaaggaggtggaggtggaggaggaggaggaggaggaggaggaggcggCGGTGGGGGAGGTGAAGGAGGAGGAGCTCTGGTCCGACGGCCATGTGGAGCATGCAGGCAACTTAGGAGGAAATGTACAGAAGAAACCTGCAAATTAGCTCCTTACTTCAGTTCTGAAGATGGACAggcaaattttgttttaattaaccGAATATTTGGCAAAGAAAAACTTGTGAAATTGCTTGAAAGAATATTACCTGAGCAGCACGCAATTGCGGTGAATTCAATGCTATTCGAGTTGAGGATACGTGATCGCGATCCAGTTTATGGATGTGCTGGTGTAATCAGAAATCTCCAAGACCAGGTAGGCGTTGCGGAAGAGAAGAATAGAAAGCTGATGGCACATGTTGAGCAGCTTGAGAACCAACAACAGTCTGCAGCTCAATAG